In one window of Drosophila innubila isolate TH190305 chromosome 2L unlocalized genomic scaffold, UK_Dinn_1.0 4_B_2L, whole genome shotgun sequence DNA:
- the LOC117782373 gene encoding androgen-induced gene 1 protein has product MTKSKKQLREQQAAREAAQANTAQLETHNDAYTSGAFSYLRFLVHLLAAAQFCYGIYYYLLKVHWPKGLHEEEELKTRWGGKFKYLTFLDVVLQAVYHTVALLNDLVGDNTVTVAPKSFLRQCRDYLFATFAFPIAHNVAVSFWIIYLWDRELIFPAELDAIFPSWLNHVVHTNVALLAIMDLFTCFRCFPSRLAGVTGNASFMILYIIWVHIVRYFSGVWVYPLLEVLSMPLRFVMFGGMVGLSLLCYLLGEFINNIVWAPEFKLLQQKKTKQG; this is encoded by the exons atGACCAAGAGTAAAAAACAGCTTCGCGAACAACAGGCGGCCAGAGAAGCAGCCCAGGCGAACACAGCTCAACTGGAAACGCACAACGATGCCTATACGAGTGGAGCGTTCAGTTACCTGCGCTTCTTAGTTCACCTGCTGGCAGCGGCTCAATTCTGTTATGGCATTTACTACTATTTACTGAAAGTTCATTGGCCCAAAGGTCTGCACGAGGAGGAAGAGCTCAAGACACGCTGGGGTGGAAAATTCAAGTATCTAACATTCCTCGATGTCGTACTGCAGGCGGTATACCACACCGTGGCACTATTGAACGATCTGGTTGGGGACAACACGGTTACAGTGGCTCCAAAGTCCTTTTTGCGTCAGTGCAGAGATTACTTATTTGCCACGTTTGCATTTCCAATCGCTCACAATGTTGCCGTCTCCTTCTGGATCATTTATTTATGGGACCGTGAGCTCATCTTTCCCGCAGAACTTGACGCAATCTTTCCCAG TTGGCTGAATCACGTTGTTCATACAAATGTTGCCCTTTTGGCTATCATGGATCTGTTTACTTGTTTCCGCTGCTTCCCCAGTCGATTGGCCGGCGTCACTGGAAATGCGTCGTTCATGATTCTCTACATCATTTGGGTGCACATAGTACGTTACTTTAGCGGTGTGTGGGTTTATCCCCTATTGGAGGTGTTGTCAATGCCACTGCGCTTTGTGATGTTTGGGGGAATGGTAGGATTGAGTTTATTATGCTATCTCTTAGGggaattcataaataatattgtgtGGGCACCGGAATTTAAGCTGCTGCAGCAGAAGAAGACCAAACAGGGTTAA